One window of the Salvia splendens isolate huo1 chromosome 1, SspV2, whole genome shotgun sequence genome contains the following:
- the LOC121803412 gene encoding dimethylnonatriene synthase-like, with product MEISWLHLALIYTAAAYFISKIAKTRLRREQKLLPPGPKPWPIVGNLNLLGPIPHRSLHRLSQKYGEIMLLKFGKFPVLVASSPEMAKQFLKVHDAVFASRPTFAAYKHVSFDYSDVSFSPYGPYWREARKIYMTKVLNPQKVESFEPIRVEERRRLFSRLMSLSGKPVELREHLLGFTLSVVSKMIFKEKYFGDKEDKSVLDMDEMREIVREWFVLNGAFNIGDWIPWVEFLDLQGYGKKMRALRRKMDGFCDYVIDDHLERRGEGENDFVDVLLQIEDGVQFTRDCVKALIMNLLVGATDTSAGTIEWVMLELLRHPRVMEKAKAELNSVTGRNRWVEEHDMAQLPYIYAVIMETLRLHPIATLLAPHCAIGDCNVAGYNVSKGTLVLVNAWSIGRDPDSWDAPEEFLPERFIGKDIEFITGSNFAVLPFGSGRRRCPGMNLALKTVPTTLANLLHGFELKLEEGIRVEDISMEEQYGLTTIPKHPLSLIMEPTLPSYLY from the exons ATGGAGATCTCATGGCTGCATCTAGCCCTAATATACACCGCTGCAGCATACTTCATTTCCAAAATAGCCAAAACTAGACTACGACGGGAGCAGAAGCTGCTCCCGCCGGGCCCAAAACCATGGCCTATAGTAGGCAACTTGAATCTCCTCGGCCCAATCCCCCACCGATCCCTCCACCGTTTATCCCAAAAATACGGCGAAATAATGCTACTGAAATTCGGAAAATTCCCGGTCCTCGTCGCCTCATCCCCCGAGATGGCCAAACAGTTCCTCAAGGTCCACGACGCCGTCTTCGCCTCAAGACCCACTTTCGCGGCCTACAAACACGTCAGCTTCGACTACTCCGACGTCTCCTTCTCTCCCTACGGCCCCTACTGGCGAGAAGCGCGTAAAATATACATGACGAAGGTGTTGAACCCCCAAAAAGTCGAGAGCTTTGAGCCCATCCGTGTCGAGGAGAGGCGCCGGTTGTTCTCCCGTTTAATGTCGTTATCTGGAAAACCGGTTGAGCTGAGAGAGCATTTGTTGGGCTTCACTCTCTCGGTTGTTTCGAAGATGATTTTCAAGGAGAAGTATTTTGGTGATAAAGAAGATAAATCCGTTTTGGACATGGATGAGATGAGGGAGATAGTGAGGGAGTGGTTTGTGCTAAATGGAGCGTTTAATATTGGGGATTGGATTCCGTGGGTTGAGTTTCTTGATTTGCAGGGATATGGGAAGAAGATGAGGGCTTTGCGGAGGAAAATGGATGGATTTTGCGACTATGTGATTgatgatcatttggagagaagaggagaaggTGAGAATGATTTTGTGGATGTTTTGCTGCAGATTGAAGATGGAGTTCAATTCACAAGGGATTGTGTCAAGGCATTAATAATG AATTTGTTGGTTGGCGCGACGGATACCTCAGCTGGAACGATTGAATGGGTCATGCTCGAACTCCTCAGACACCCGCGCGTTATGGAAAAGGCGAAAGCAGAGCTGAACAGCGTGACCGGAAGAAATAGATGGGTAGAAGAGCATGACATGGCTCAATTGCCATACATATATGCCGTCATCATGGAAACGTTGCGCCTACATCCAATTGCTACACTGTTAGCCCCTCATTGCGCCATCGGGGATTGCAACGTTGCAGGCTACAATGTCTCGAAGGGCACACTCGTCCTCGTTAACGCATGGAGCATAGGGAGGGACCCGGACTCGTGGGATGCTCCAGAAGAGTTCTTGCCTGAGAGATTCATAGGAAAGGATATCGAATTTATTACAGGATCTAACTTTGCAGTGTTGCCATTTGGGTCGGGCCGAAGAAGATGCCCGGGAATGAATCTTGCACTTAAGACTGTTCCAACAACGTTGGCTAATTTGTTGCATGGATTTGAGCTTAAATTGGAGGAAGGCATTAGGGTTGAAGATATAAGCATGGAGGAGCAATATGGATTAACTACTATTCCTAAACATCCTCTTTCTCTCATCATGGAGCCTACATTGCCAAGTTATCTTTATTGA
- the LOC121806648 gene encoding dynamin-2B-like isoform X1, producing the protein MEAIEELVQLSESMRQASALLADEDVDETTSSSSSSKRSSTFLNVVALGNTGAGKSAVLNSLIGHPALPTGEGGATRAPICVDLTRDSSLSSRSIMLQIDSKSQAVSASALRHSLQDRLSKASGKSRDEIYLKLRTSTAPPLKLIDLPGADKGNVDDSLSLYAERSDAILLVVIPAAQAPEVTSAKAIRIAKELDGECTRTVGVISKVDQASSDPKVLAAVQALLLNQGPRSTSDIPWVALIGQSVAIASAQSGSVGADNSLEKAWQAESESLKSILTGAPQSKLGRLALVETIAQQIRSRMKIRLPNLLSGLQGKSQVVQDELFRLGEQMVHSSEGTRALALELCREFEDKFLHHITTGEGSGWKVVSSFEGNFPNRIKQLPLDRHFDINNVKRIVLEADGYQPYLISPEKGLRSLIKGVLELAKESSRLCVDEVHRVLVDIVSASANATPGLGRYPPFKREVIAIATTALEGFKNEAKTMVVALVDMERAYVPPQHFIRLVQRRMDRQRREEELKGRSSKKGSEAEQSILNRATSPQTGGSSKPMKDSKSGLQDKDKDKDKDKDKDKDAQEGSGLKIAGPDGELTAGFLLKKSAKTNGWSRRWFVLNGKTGKLGYTKKQEERHFRGVITLEECNLEEVAENEETPPAKSSKDKKANGPDSGKAPSLVFKITSRVPYKTVLKANSAVVLKAESATDKAEWLNKLRDVISSKGGQVKGESGPPLRQSLSDGSLETMTRRPADPEEELRWMSQEVRGYVEAVLNSLAANVPKAVVLCQVEKSKEDMLFKLYSSISAQSMARIEELLQEDQNVKRRRERIQKQSSILSKLTRQLSIHDNRAAAASSYSNGVGAVESPTTAGSSSGDDWRSAFDAASNGPNLSYGDSRSNGHSRRNSDPSQNGDINPGGRRTPTRVPPAPPSSGSGYRF; encoded by the exons ATGGAGGCTATCGAGGAACTGGTGCAGCTCTCGGAATCGATGCGGCAGGCGTCGGCACTGCTCGCCGATGAGGATGTTGACGAGACGACGTCTTCGTCTTCTTCATCCAAGCGCTCGTCCACTTTCCTCAATGTCGTTGCTCTTGGAAACACT GGTGCAGGTAAGTCAGCTGTACTGAATAGTCTAATTGGGCATCCAGCATTG CCAACTGGTGAAGGTGGTGCAACCCGTGCTCCAATATGTGTTGACTTAACACGGGATAGTTCATTAAGCAGCAGATCTATCATGTTGCAGATTGATAGTAAATCTCAAGCAGTTTCTGCAA GTGCACTTCGACATTCATTACAAGACAGGTTGAGTAAAGCATCTGGCAAGAGCCGTGATGAAATATATTTGAAGCTCCGAACAAGTACAG CTCCTCCATTGAAATTGATTGATTTGCCTGGAGCAGATAAGGGAAATGttgatgattcattg AGTCTGTATGCTGAACGCAGTGATGCAATTTTACTGGTTGTAATACCTGCTGCCCAGGCTCCTGAAGTTACATCAGCCAAAGCTATTAGAATTGCAAAGGAACTAGACGGAGAAT GTACTAGAACCGTTGGAGTGATTAGCAAAGTAGATCAAGCATCATCAGACCCAAAAGTTCTTGCTGCAGTGCAGGCTCTTTTGCTAAATCAAGGGCCTAGAAGTACCTCTGACATCCCGTGGGTTGCTTTAATTGGTCAGTCGGTCGCTATAGCATCTGCTCAATCAGGGAGTGTTGGAGCTGATAATTCTTTAGAAAAAGCATGGCAAGCTGAGAGTGAAAGTTTGAAATCTATATTGACTGGAGCCCCTCAAAGCAAGCTCGGGAGGTTAGCATTGGTGGAGACCATTGCTCAACAGATCCGTAGTCGCATGAAAATAAGGCTGCCAAATCTTCTTTCAGG GCTCCAGGGCAAGTCCCAAGTAGTGCAGGATGAACTTTTTAGACTTGGTGAACAGATGGTTCATAGTTCTGAAGGTACAAGGGCATTGGCACTGGAGCTTTGCCGTGAATTTGAGGACAAGTTCCTCCATCATATCACAACCGGAGAG GGTTCTGGCTGGAAAGTGGTTTCTAGTTTTGAAGGCAATTTTCCAAACAGGATCAAGCAACTGCCTCTGGATCGACATTTTGACATTAATAATGTTAAAAGA ATTGTGCTCGAAGCTGATGGTTATCAACCATATCTTATTTCTCCCGAGAAAGGGCTGAGGTCATTAATCAAAGGTGTTTTAGAGCTAGCGAAAGAATCATCACGCCTCTGTGTTGATGAG GTGCACCGTGTGCTTGTTGATATTGTGTCAGCTTCTGCAAATGCCACACCGGGCCTCGGGAGATATCCTCCTTTTAAGCGCGAG GTTATAGCAATCGCCACAACTGCTTTGGAAGGGTTCAAGAATGAAGCTAAAACCATGGTAGTTGCACTTGTCGACATGGAACGTGCATATGTTCCACCTCAACATTTCATACGTCTTGTGCAGAGGCG GATGGATAGGCAGCGACGTGAAGAGGAGTTGAAAGGCCGATCTTCCAAAAAGGGTTCCGAGGCAGAGCAATCAATATTGAATAGG GCGACTAGCCCACAAACTGGGGGCAGCTCAAAACCGATGAAGGATAGCAAATCTGGTctacaagataaagataaagataaagataaagataaagataaagaCAAAGACGCCCAAGAAGGATCTGGGCTGAAGATTGCTGGACCAGATGGAGAACTAACAGCAG GTTTTTTGTTGAAGAAGAGTGCGAAAACTAATGGTTGGAGCCGCAGATGGTTCGTCTTAAATGGAAAAACAGGAAAA CTTGGTTACACGAAGAAGCAGGAAGAGAGGCATTTTCGTGGTGTCATTACATTGGAG GAATGTAATTTAGAAGAAGTTGCAGAAAATGAGGAAACTCCTCCAGCGAAGAGTTCTAAAGATAAAAAAGCAAACGGTCCAGATTCAGGAAAAGCACCCAGTCTAGTATTTAAGATAACAAGTAGAGTTCCATAtaagactgtcctaaaag CCAATAGTGCTGTTGTTTTGAAGGCTGAAAGTGCTACTGACAAGGCAGAATGGTTAAATAAACTTAGAGATGTTATCAGTTCAAAAGGAGGTCAAGTGAAGGGTGAATCTGGCCCTCCATTGCGCCAAAGTCTTTCTGATGGTTCTCTT GAAACAATGACCAGAAGACCTGCCGATCCAGAAGAAGAACTTCGGTGGATGTCTCAGGAAGTGCGTGGTTACGTCGAAGCTGTTCTTAACAGTCTTGCAGCCAATGTCCCAAAG GCAGTTGTACTTTGCCAAGTTGAAAAGTCAAAAGAAGATATGCTATTTAAGCTATACAGTTCTATAAG TGCTCAAAGCATGGCAAGAATAGAAGAGCTGCTCCAAGAGGACCAGAATGTCAAGCGGAGGAGAGAGCGTATCCAGAAACAGTCCTCTATTCTTTCTAAGCTCACTAGACAACTCAGTATTCATGATAACCGGGCAGCCGCTGCATCCAGCTATTCAAATGGTGTTGGAGCAG TAGAAAGTCCAACCACTGCTGGTTCATCATCCGGGGACGACTGGAGATCTGCATTTGATGCTGCCTCCAACGGTCCAAACCTATCATACGGGGATTCTAGATCAAATGGTCACAGCCGCAGGAATAGTGATCCTTCTCAAAATGGTGATATCAACCCTGGTGGGCGACGCACGCCCACCCGTGTGCCACCAGCTCCTCCATCGTCTGGCTCTGGTTATAGATTCTAA
- the LOC121806648 gene encoding dynamin-2B-like isoform X2, translated as MEAIEELVQLSESMRQASALLADEDVDETTSSSSSSKRSSTFLNVVALGNTGAGKSAVLNSLIGHPALPTGEGGATRAPICVDLTRDSSLSSRSIMLQIDSKSQAVSASALRHSLQDRLSKASGKSRDEIYLKLRTSTAPPLKLIDLPGADKGNVDDSLSLYAERSDAILLVVIPAAQAPEVTSAKAIRIAKELDGECTRTVGVISKVDQASSDPKVLAAVQALLLNQGPRSTSDIPWVALIGQSVAIASAQSGSVGADNSLEKAWQAESESLKSILTGAPQSKLGRLALVETIAQQIRSRMKIRLPNLLSGLQGKSQVVQDELFRLGEQMVHSSEGTRALALELCREFEDKFLHHITTGEGSGWKVVSSFEGNFPNRIKQLPLDRHFDINNVKRIVLEADGYQPYLISPEKGLRSLIKGVLELAKESSRLCVDEVHRVLVDIVSASANATPGLGRYPPFKREVIAIATTALEGFKNEAKTMVVALVDMERAYVPPQHFIRLVQRRMDRQRREEELKGRSSKKGSEAEQSILNRATSPQTGGSSKPMKDSKSGLQDKDKDKDKDKDKDKDAQEGSGLKIAGPDGELTAGFLLKKSAKTNGWSRRWFVLNGKTGKLGYTKKQEERHFRGVITLEECNLEEVAENEETPPAKSSKDKKANGPDSGKAPSLVFKITSRVPYKTVLKANSAVVLKAESATDKAEWLNKLRDVISSKGGQVKGESGPPLRQSLSDGSLETMTRRPADPEEELRWMSQEVRGYVEAVLNSLAANVPKAVVLCQVEKSKEDMLFKLYSSISAQSMARIEELLQEDQNVKRRRERIQKQSSILSKLTRQLSIHDNRAAAASSYSNGVGAESPTTAGSSSGDDWRSAFDAASNGPNLSYGDSRSNGHSRRNSDPSQNGDINPGGRRTPTRVPPAPPSSGSGYRF; from the exons ATGGAGGCTATCGAGGAACTGGTGCAGCTCTCGGAATCGATGCGGCAGGCGTCGGCACTGCTCGCCGATGAGGATGTTGACGAGACGACGTCTTCGTCTTCTTCATCCAAGCGCTCGTCCACTTTCCTCAATGTCGTTGCTCTTGGAAACACT GGTGCAGGTAAGTCAGCTGTACTGAATAGTCTAATTGGGCATCCAGCATTG CCAACTGGTGAAGGTGGTGCAACCCGTGCTCCAATATGTGTTGACTTAACACGGGATAGTTCATTAAGCAGCAGATCTATCATGTTGCAGATTGATAGTAAATCTCAAGCAGTTTCTGCAA GTGCACTTCGACATTCATTACAAGACAGGTTGAGTAAAGCATCTGGCAAGAGCCGTGATGAAATATATTTGAAGCTCCGAACAAGTACAG CTCCTCCATTGAAATTGATTGATTTGCCTGGAGCAGATAAGGGAAATGttgatgattcattg AGTCTGTATGCTGAACGCAGTGATGCAATTTTACTGGTTGTAATACCTGCTGCCCAGGCTCCTGAAGTTACATCAGCCAAAGCTATTAGAATTGCAAAGGAACTAGACGGAGAAT GTACTAGAACCGTTGGAGTGATTAGCAAAGTAGATCAAGCATCATCAGACCCAAAAGTTCTTGCTGCAGTGCAGGCTCTTTTGCTAAATCAAGGGCCTAGAAGTACCTCTGACATCCCGTGGGTTGCTTTAATTGGTCAGTCGGTCGCTATAGCATCTGCTCAATCAGGGAGTGTTGGAGCTGATAATTCTTTAGAAAAAGCATGGCAAGCTGAGAGTGAAAGTTTGAAATCTATATTGACTGGAGCCCCTCAAAGCAAGCTCGGGAGGTTAGCATTGGTGGAGACCATTGCTCAACAGATCCGTAGTCGCATGAAAATAAGGCTGCCAAATCTTCTTTCAGG GCTCCAGGGCAAGTCCCAAGTAGTGCAGGATGAACTTTTTAGACTTGGTGAACAGATGGTTCATAGTTCTGAAGGTACAAGGGCATTGGCACTGGAGCTTTGCCGTGAATTTGAGGACAAGTTCCTCCATCATATCACAACCGGAGAG GGTTCTGGCTGGAAAGTGGTTTCTAGTTTTGAAGGCAATTTTCCAAACAGGATCAAGCAACTGCCTCTGGATCGACATTTTGACATTAATAATGTTAAAAGA ATTGTGCTCGAAGCTGATGGTTATCAACCATATCTTATTTCTCCCGAGAAAGGGCTGAGGTCATTAATCAAAGGTGTTTTAGAGCTAGCGAAAGAATCATCACGCCTCTGTGTTGATGAG GTGCACCGTGTGCTTGTTGATATTGTGTCAGCTTCTGCAAATGCCACACCGGGCCTCGGGAGATATCCTCCTTTTAAGCGCGAG GTTATAGCAATCGCCACAACTGCTTTGGAAGGGTTCAAGAATGAAGCTAAAACCATGGTAGTTGCACTTGTCGACATGGAACGTGCATATGTTCCACCTCAACATTTCATACGTCTTGTGCAGAGGCG GATGGATAGGCAGCGACGTGAAGAGGAGTTGAAAGGCCGATCTTCCAAAAAGGGTTCCGAGGCAGAGCAATCAATATTGAATAGG GCGACTAGCCCACAAACTGGGGGCAGCTCAAAACCGATGAAGGATAGCAAATCTGGTctacaagataaagataaagataaagataaagataaagataaagaCAAAGACGCCCAAGAAGGATCTGGGCTGAAGATTGCTGGACCAGATGGAGAACTAACAGCAG GTTTTTTGTTGAAGAAGAGTGCGAAAACTAATGGTTGGAGCCGCAGATGGTTCGTCTTAAATGGAAAAACAGGAAAA CTTGGTTACACGAAGAAGCAGGAAGAGAGGCATTTTCGTGGTGTCATTACATTGGAG GAATGTAATTTAGAAGAAGTTGCAGAAAATGAGGAAACTCCTCCAGCGAAGAGTTCTAAAGATAAAAAAGCAAACGGTCCAGATTCAGGAAAAGCACCCAGTCTAGTATTTAAGATAACAAGTAGAGTTCCATAtaagactgtcctaaaag CCAATAGTGCTGTTGTTTTGAAGGCTGAAAGTGCTACTGACAAGGCAGAATGGTTAAATAAACTTAGAGATGTTATCAGTTCAAAAGGAGGTCAAGTGAAGGGTGAATCTGGCCCTCCATTGCGCCAAAGTCTTTCTGATGGTTCTCTT GAAACAATGACCAGAAGACCTGCCGATCCAGAAGAAGAACTTCGGTGGATGTCTCAGGAAGTGCGTGGTTACGTCGAAGCTGTTCTTAACAGTCTTGCAGCCAATGTCCCAAAG GCAGTTGTACTTTGCCAAGTTGAAAAGTCAAAAGAAGATATGCTATTTAAGCTATACAGTTCTATAAG TGCTCAAAGCATGGCAAGAATAGAAGAGCTGCTCCAAGAGGACCAGAATGTCAAGCGGAGGAGAGAGCGTATCCAGAAACAGTCCTCTATTCTTTCTAAGCTCACTAGACAACTCAGTATTCATGATAACCGGGCAGCCGCTGCATCCAGCTATTCAAATGGTGTTGGAGCAG AAAGTCCAACCACTGCTGGTTCATCATCCGGGGACGACTGGAGATCTGCATTTGATGCTGCCTCCAACGGTCCAAACCTATCATACGGGGATTCTAGATCAAATGGTCACAGCCGCAGGAATAGTGATCCTTCTCAAAATGGTGATATCAACCCTGGTGGGCGACGCACGCCCACCCGTGTGCCACCAGCTCCTCCATCGTCTGGCTCTGGTTATAGATTCTAA
- the LOC121806682 gene encoding uncharacterized protein LOC121806682, whose amino-acid sequence MAQKKKELLSSAPWRAGPQEDDKFKDAKMKVTSQPGVTPTMHVPGKKKFGSKNDAVGEDSLTEIDPELRYSFQRNFQFLQNVFSIDTVVKPLPPTMAYNVSRNLSFFTRIFTQFFDPDGIADAQKSLGLGQEEKARKVR is encoded by the exons ATGGCGCAAAAGAAGAAAGAGCTGCTATCATCAGCGCCATGGAGGGCGGGGCCACAAGAAGACGATAAATTCAAGGACGCGAAGATGAAGGTGACGTCACAGCCTGGTGTGACGCCCACAATGCATGTCCCGGGAAAGAAGAAGTTCGGGTCGAAAAACGACGCCGTTGGAGAGGATTCTCTCACTGAAATAGACCCCGAGCTGCGCTACAGCTTCCAGCGCAATTTCCAG TTCCTTCAAAACGTATTCAGCATTGATACGGTTGTGAAGCCCCTTCCTCCGACAATGGCATATAATGTCTCGCGCAATTTGTCCTTCTTCACAAGGATCTTTACACAGTTCTTTG ATCCCGACGGTATAGCAGATGCACAGAAATCGCTCGGACTAGGGCAGGAAGAGAAAGCTCGTAAAGTTCGTTAA
- the LOC121806673 gene encoding uncharacterized protein LOC121806673 yields the protein MELKLSQSSLPTPISNPSPLIPKPFALLSQRWKLKIQRIAWKGHFMSKKILVHVVKEGETLTSISKLYGVPVLEIADSNKEIVDVNVVFEGQHLKIPSAASECAQLCNSEGRPLPNGFLRLGFQIRQWKNQISTMPFHQFPIAKAKAFGSFPVMAAAVAFCIGCIMAVFQIMLAKNSRHKAANKLTHSARWRTALSDLRDPDSLHTESPPDSELLLDDEEQLHLEDSSRDFNELEGDYEKFLSECGMSSYGYWRGGSPQ from the exons ATGGAACTGAAGCTTAGCCAATCTTCTCTTCCAACACCCATCTCCAATCCATCTCCTCTCATTCCCaagccatttgctctactttcTCAG AGATGGAAGCTTAAGATTCAGAGGATTGCTTGGAAGGGCCATTTCATGAGCAAGAAAATCTTGGTTCATGTAGTTAAAGA AGGTGAAACTCTGACTTCAATTTCAAAACTGTATGGGGTGCCAGTTCTTGAAATTGCTGATTCGAATAAGGAGATTGTTGATGTTAATGTCGTATTCGAAGGCCAACATCTCAAAATCCCCTCTGCTGCTTCTGAATGTGCTCAACTG TGCAACTCTGAGGGACGTCCATTGCCAAATGGATTTCTGAGGTTGGGATTTCAAATCAGACAATGGAAGAATCAAATCTCCACTATGCCATTCCATCAATTTCCCATT GCTAAGGCTAAGGCCTTCGGCTCATTCCCCGTTATGGCTGCTGCGGTGGCCTTTTGCATTGGATGCATAATGGCCGTGTTCCAGATCATGCTAGCTAAAAACTCGAGGCATAAAGCTGCGAATAAATTGACTCACAGCGCGCGATGGAGAACTGCTCTTAGCGACTTGAGAGATCCAGACTCATTGCATACTGAATCTCCACCAGATTCTGAG TTGTTGCTAGATGACGAAGAGCAGCTTCACCTCGAAGACTCGTCGCGTGATTTCAACGAGCTTGAAGGTGACTACGAGAAATTTCTTTCAGAATGTGGAATGAGCAGTTATGGCTATTGGCGTGGAGGTTCACCACAGTAG
- the LOC121796983 gene encoding GDSL esterase/lipase At1g33811-like, producing the protein MSIFRHIFLWTILIFLHLANAKACNNNGCSQVRGFFIFGDSLVDNGNNNDMLTLARADYSPYGIDFSDGATGRFTNGRTFVDVLAQLLGFPDYIPPYAEARGRALLQGANYASGASGIRDETGNNLGDHSSMNQQVSSFAKTVRQLRRYFNEDNGSLCNYLSKCIFYSGLGSNDYLNNYFMRDYYSTGDQYTPAAYAASLIHDYTKQLTDLYNLGARKVVVAGVGQIGCIPYQLARLDGNNSRCNEEINSAISLFNAGLRRVVDRFNGGRFPGARFVYLDSFQSSQDLIENARTYGFEVIDEGCCGVGKNNGQITCLPLQMPCDKRGKYVFWDAFHPTEAANVILARKAYGSKTRSHAYPMNIQQLASL; encoded by the exons ATGTCTATTTTCcggcacatatttttgtggacaATTCTCATTTTCTTGCACTTAGCAAATGCTAAGGCTTGCAATAACAATGGGTGTTCACAAGTGCGAGGTTTCTTCATATTTGGAGATTCACTAGTTGACAATGGCAATAACAATGACATGTTGACTCTTGCTAGGGCGGACTATAGTCCTTACGGAATTGATTTTTCGGATGGTGCCACGGGGCGTTTCACCAACGGCCGAACCTTTGTCGACGTGTTAG CTCAATTGTTGGGGTTTCCTGACTATATTCCTCCCTACGCCGAGGCTCGTGGCCGAGCCTTGCTGCAGGGAGCGAATTATGCCTCGGGGGCATCTGGAATACGAGATGAAACAGGAAATAATTTG GGTGACCACTCCTCGATGAACCAACAAGTCTCGAGCTTCGCCAAGACAGTGAGGCAGCTAAGGAGATACTTCAATGAAGACAACGGCAGCCTATGCAACTACCTAAGCAAATGCATCTTCTACTCCGGTTTAGGCAGCAACGACTATCTCAACAACTACTTCATGCGCGACTACTACTCAACCGGTGACCAATACACTCCCGCAGCCTACGCAGCTTCCCTCATTCACGACTACACCAAACAATTAACG GACTTATACAATTTGGGGGCGAGGAAGGTGGTGGTGGCCGGAGTCGGACAAATAGGCTGCATACCGTATCAGCTAGCGCGACTCGATGGGAACAACAGCCGATGCAACGAGGAAATCAACAGTGCGATCTCCCTCTTCAACGCTGGCCTCAGAAGAGTCGTGGACCGGTTCAATGGAGGCCGGTTTCCCGGCGCTAGATTCGTGTATCTCGACTCGTTCCAGAGCAGCCAAGATTTGATTGAGAATGCAAGAACATATG GATTTGAAGTGATTGACGAGGGGTGTTGCGGCGTGGGGAAGAACAACGGGCAGATCACGTGCCTCCCGCTTCAAATGCCTTGCGACAAGCGTGGGAAGTACGTGTTCTGGGACGCGTTTCATCCGACTGAGGCTGCGAACGTCATTCTCGCCCGAAAAGCATATGGTTCTAAGACGAGATCGCATGCGTACCCTATGAATATACAACAGTTAGCATCGCTCTAG
- the LOC121757286 gene encoding GDSL esterase/lipase At1g71691-like, which produces MANTFFNLFMLFLSLTAGLCYAQHANGGGKIRKPLAPAMFVFGDSLIDSGNNNNLPSFAKANYFPYGIDFNNGPTGRFSNGYTMVDTIAELLGLPLIPPHSEASAKQMKHGVNFASAASGILDITGRNFMRRIPFNQQIGNFENILDELTGTLGANEVVHHLSRCIFFIGMGSNDYLNNYLLPNYDTKNQYNGQQYADFLVKQYSQQLTRLYNLGARKLVIAGLGQMGCIPSILAQSRTGLCNEEVNKLVAPFNLNTKVMINNLIRNLPGIRFSYIDINKMFSDLLANARSYGFSVVNRGCCGIGRNRGQITCLPFQRPCLDRNRFIFWDAFHPTEAVNVLLGRKAFNGSSDVVYPVNIAQLASL; this is translated from the exons ATGGCTAACACTTTCTTCAACCTTTTCATGCTCTTCCTATCTCTCACTGCAGGTTTATGCTATGCCCAACATGCAAATGGAGgaggaaaaataagaaaacCTTTGGCTCCGGCCATGTTTGTTTTTGGCGATTCTTTGATCGACAGTGGCAACAACAATAATTTACCTTCTTTTGCTAAAGCCAATTACTTTCCTTATGGTATCGATTTTAACAACGGCCCCACCGGAAGATTCTCCAACGGCTACACCATGGTCGACACCATCG CTGAGTTGCTTGGACTTCCGTTGATCCCTCCTCACTCGGAGGCTTCGGCCAAACAAATGAAACATGGAGTTAATTTTGCGTCTGCTGCTTCTGGAATTCTTGACATCACAGGAAGAAATttt ATGAGGCGAATCCCATTCAACCAACAGATCGGAAACTTCGAGAACATTCTCGACGAACTCACGGGTACCCTCGGAGCTAACGAGGTGGTCCATCATCTGTCGAGGTGCATTTTCTTCATCGGAATGGG atcaaacGACTACCTCAACAACTACCTCTTGCCCAACTACGACACCAAGAATCAATACAATGGTCAACAATATGCCGATTTCCTAGTCAAACAGTATTCCCAACAACTCACT AGATTGTACAATCTTGGAGCTAGGAAGTTGGTGATAGCCGGATTAGGGCAAATGGGGTGCATCCCGAGCATTCTAGCACAGAGCAGGACTGGGTTGTGCAACGAGGAGGTGAACAAACTCGTTGCCCCGTTCAACTTGAACACGAAGGTCATGATAAACAACCTAATCCGAAATCTTCCCGGTATCCGATTCTCCTACATTGACATCAACAAAATGTTTAGTGATCTCCTGGCTAATGCCAGGTCATATG GTTTCAGTGTTGTGAACCGCGGGTGTTGCGGAATTGGGCGGAACAGGGGACAGATAACTTGTCTCCCGTTTCAGAGGCCGTGCCTTGATAGAAACCGGTTCATTTTCTGGGACGCATTTCACCCGACTGAAGCCGTGAATGTCTTGTTAGGGAGGAAGGCCTTCAATGGCAGTAGTGATGTTGTTTATCCTGTCAATATAGCACAACTTGCTAGTCTTTGA